In Haloarcula sp. H-GB4, a single genomic region encodes these proteins:
- a CDS encoding PadR family transcriptional regulator, whose product MHDLTGFQRDLLYVIAGREEPHGLAIKEELEAYYEKEIHHGRLYPNLDTLVDKGLVEKGQRDRRTNFYTLTRRGRREIDARREWEDQYVDL is encoded by the coding sequence ATGCACGACTTGACAGGATTCCAGCGTGATCTTCTCTACGTGATCGCTGGCAGGGAGGAACCCCACGGCTTAGCTATCAAGGAGGAACTCGAAGCGTACTACGAGAAGGAGATCCATCACGGTCGCCTGTATCCGAACCTCGACACACTTGTCGACAAGGGACTGGTGGAAAAGGGCCAGCGCGACCGCCGGACCAACTTCTATACGCTCACGCGTCGCGGGCGTCGTGAGATAGACGCCCGGCGCGAGTGGGAAGACCAGTACGTCGACCTCTAA
- a CDS encoding sensor histidine kinase — translation MTGSGDETAASSQPDGLLERLHAVVPDMYARSYTAKFAVALAVIVVVLAAVGFGSYLQIQERIVSDAATDLETSATHRADSIEQWRTTTETEATAIAAAGVYDTGTSADVRQYLTTAESSQIRSLHYVSTVDDSQMVVASTETNTEGRSPWAVEPAWKSPVLAATNDTAGTETVVQSTAYTDGDGHSMAFVTPVPDGDGALVLVARVPAEQFHDGRNGFETQLLTGDGDPLIGGQDGSAPISQDGLQAAIAGQTTTIETGDRVAAYAPVNGTSWVVVTSAERESLYGTSRLVGLGFLAVVGTAVVSLGVAGYLFGRHTVRPLRQLRSRTQAMEQGDLGVDISTARQDELGRLYGAFGNMRDTLRSQIQQAQAARKEAERSSHELERQNERLDEFASTLSHDLRNPLTVARGHVELLATRLSDPETESADLQSHIEKLEDAHDRIESIIDDVLTLTRKGASVEETAPVPLEAVVTEAWDNIDNKDASIEVAGSRTIDADRARLLRALENLFRNAIDHVGPDVTVTVGLTDHGFYVADDGPGIPTEAVDDIFEYGHTTSEDGTGLGLSIVKTIAEAHGWRLYIDTTYPDGAMFVFADVFSEDEPDWYGTEFEWGRSEVDD, via the coding sequence ATGACAGGTAGTGGGGACGAGACAGCAGCGTCCAGTCAACCCGACGGGCTGCTAGAGCGGCTTCACGCAGTCGTCCCGGATATGTACGCGCGGAGCTACACAGCGAAGTTCGCTGTCGCGCTGGCAGTAATCGTCGTTGTACTCGCAGCCGTCGGCTTCGGCAGCTACCTGCAGATACAGGAACGAATCGTCAGCGATGCGGCGACAGACCTCGAAACGTCGGCAACCCATCGCGCCGACAGTATCGAGCAGTGGCGGACGACCACCGAGACGGAGGCTACTGCTATTGCAGCCGCAGGTGTGTACGACACTGGGACGTCCGCAGATGTCAGACAGTACCTCACTACGGCAGAGTCGTCGCAAATTCGTTCGCTCCACTACGTCTCCACCGTCGACGACTCCCAGATGGTTGTCGCCAGCACTGAGACGAACACAGAGGGCCGGTCGCCGTGGGCGGTTGAACCCGCGTGGAAGTCCCCCGTACTGGCGGCGACGAATGACACCGCCGGTACCGAGACAGTGGTGCAATCGACAGCATACACGGATGGTGACGGCCACTCGATGGCGTTCGTGACCCCTGTCCCCGATGGCGATGGGGCACTAGTGCTGGTTGCCCGGGTCCCGGCTGAGCAGTTTCACGACGGGCGCAACGGGTTCGAGACGCAACTGCTCACCGGGGACGGGGACCCGCTTATCGGTGGCCAGGACGGTTCCGCGCCCATCAGTCAGGACGGCCTTCAGGCCGCAATAGCGGGCCAAACGACGACTATCGAAACTGGGGACCGTGTTGCAGCGTACGCGCCCGTCAACGGCACGTCGTGGGTGGTCGTGACGAGCGCTGAGCGCGAGTCGCTGTACGGAACGAGTCGGCTCGTTGGCTTGGGATTTCTCGCTGTCGTCGGGACGGCAGTCGTCTCTTTGGGCGTCGCAGGGTACCTCTTCGGACGGCACACGGTTCGGCCTCTGAGACAGCTCCGAAGCCGGACGCAGGCGATGGAACAGGGTGATTTGGGTGTTGACATCTCGACCGCTCGGCAGGACGAGCTCGGGCGGCTGTACGGCGCCTTCGGAAATATGCGGGACACGCTTCGGAGTCAGATACAACAGGCACAGGCGGCCCGGAAGGAGGCCGAGCGATCGAGCCATGAACTCGAACGCCAGAACGAGCGGCTGGACGAATTCGCATCGACGCTGAGCCACGACCTCCGAAACCCGCTTACAGTCGCCCGAGGGCATGTCGAACTGCTTGCGACCCGGCTGTCGGACCCGGAGACGGAGTCGGCTGACCTCCAGTCTCACATCGAGAAACTCGAAGACGCACACGACCGTATCGAATCCATCATCGACGACGTGCTGACGCTGACAAGAAAGGGCGCGAGCGTTGAGGAGACGGCGCCGGTTCCGCTGGAGGCCGTCGTCACCGAGGCGTGGGACAACATCGACAACAAGGACGCCAGCATCGAAGTCGCGGGCAGTCGAACCATCGACGCTGACCGGGCGCGACTCTTGCGAGCCCTCGAGAACCTGTTTCGAAACGCTATCGACCACGTCGGCCCGGACGTGACTGTCACGGTCGGACTGACGGACCACGGGTTCTACGTTGCCGACGACGGGCCGGGGATTCCGACCGAAGCGGTCGACGACATCTTCGAGTACGGCCATACGACGAGTGAGGACGGAACCGGGCTCGGCCTCTCTATCGTCAAGACCATCGCGGAGGCCCACGGCTGGCGACTGTACATCGACACGACCTACCCCGACGGCGCGATGTTCGTGTTCGCGGACGTGTTCAGCGAGGACGAGCCGGACTGGTACGGGACCGAGTTCGAGTGGGGACGGTCCGAGGTCGACGACTAA
- a CDS encoding histidine kinase N-terminal 7TM domain-containing protein: MGLAPGLPTWILLGAFAINLGIAGIAVRRRSVRGAVPLAAIMASVALYSLGNGVLSASTTMSTYRTGLVIKYIGAVGLGPTQFWFGLTYSGRESLLTRRRWALLLAPPVIVFGFVVTAQSHDLIWTLDGFVQGPPLASPERENGPVFWFNLLYQYTLIGTTYVIVGLFGLKRSGRYRTQATLMLLGGIIPMIASVVFIFGSGPMGSADPTAFSFTFTGIVFAIALFRFDLLDLMPVARHTLVEEMSDPVFVVDKDERLVDVNEAGADFLDDEGAAIGRSASEVMPSYDSLPDGDGSADADVVIEADGGPHYFDINRTTLTDQTGSMIGHLLIYRDVTDRRIAEERFQRLIERSSDMVTILDEDGDFTYVSQPVEKILGYEPAELVGENAIEYIHPDDRQGVAEDLAKYVDDHGYSGTYVVRFRDAADNWRFIEAHATNLLHDPFVEGIVLNSRDVTEQLQRKQKLERQNERLDQFASIVAHDLRNPLNVASGRLSLLESDVDADHSASIGTIQEQLERMESIIDDSLTLARSGETVTETDEGDLELIAYDAWQSVETDGATLVVKTTLQLDGDRNRLRTLFENLFRNSVEHNESADLTVKVGSVPDGVGFYVEDTGTGIPSEERDAVFEQGYTTNEEGTGFGLAIVRDIVQAHGWDISVTEGESGGAKFVVECHGSLVVNQPETT; this comes from the coding sequence GTGGGATTAGCGCCCGGTCTACCGACGTGGATTCTCCTTGGTGCATTCGCGATAAACCTGGGAATCGCTGGAATCGCCGTTCGTCGGCGGAGCGTCCGCGGAGCAGTACCGCTCGCTGCGATAATGGCCTCTGTCGCGCTTTATTCGCTCGGCAACGGTGTTCTGTCTGCAAGCACGACAATGTCGACGTACCGGACTGGTCTCGTTATCAAATACATCGGCGCGGTCGGGCTCGGGCCAACACAGTTCTGGTTCGGGCTGACATACAGCGGCCGGGAATCACTCCTGACCCGCCGACGCTGGGCGCTACTGCTCGCTCCCCCGGTCATCGTATTCGGATTTGTCGTGACTGCACAGTCACACGATCTGATATGGACCCTCGACGGGTTCGTGCAGGGACCGCCGCTCGCGAGTCCGGAGCGTGAGAACGGCCCTGTCTTCTGGTTCAATCTCCTGTACCAGTACACTCTGATCGGGACGACGTACGTCATTGTCGGGCTCTTCGGGCTCAAACGAAGCGGTCGATACCGGACACAGGCGACCTTGATGTTGCTTGGCGGCATTATTCCGATGATTGCGAGCGTGGTGTTCATCTTCGGCAGCGGCCCGATGGGGTCCGCCGACCCGACAGCGTTTTCATTCACCTTTACGGGGATTGTTTTCGCTATTGCGCTCTTTCGCTTTGACCTCCTTGACTTGATGCCCGTCGCGAGACACACGCTCGTCGAGGAGATGTCCGATCCCGTCTTCGTCGTTGATAAAGACGAACGGCTTGTCGATGTAAATGAGGCTGGGGCGGACTTCCTCGATGATGAAGGGGCGGCAATCGGTCGGTCCGCGTCCGAAGTCATGCCGTCCTATGACTCGCTCCCAGACGGCGACGGCAGTGCCGACGCCGATGTCGTCATTGAGGCTGACGGCGGGCCGCACTACTTTGATATTAACCGTACAACGCTCACCGATCAAACTGGCTCAATGATCGGACACCTGCTCATCTACCGTGACGTGACCGATCGACGTATCGCTGAAGAGCGGTTCCAGCGCCTCATCGAGCGGTCTTCGGACATGGTGACAATTCTGGACGAAGACGGGGATTTCACGTACGTCAGCCAGCCAGTCGAGAAGATACTCGGGTACGAACCTGCGGAGTTAGTCGGTGAGAACGCCATCGAATACATCCATCCTGACGACAGGCAAGGCGTTGCTGAGGATTTGGCCAAATACGTTGACGATCACGGCTACTCCGGCACGTACGTAGTGCGATTCCGGGACGCAGCCGATAACTGGCGTTTCATCGAGGCACACGCAACGAATTTGCTTCACGACCCGTTCGTCGAGGGAATCGTTCTGAATTCCCGAGATGTGACCGAACAGCTACAGCGGAAGCAAAAACTGGAACGGCAGAACGAACGACTGGACCAGTTTGCAAGCATTGTTGCGCACGACCTTCGGAATCCACTGAACGTCGCTAGCGGACGACTGAGCCTACTTGAGAGCGATGTCGATGCCGATCACAGCGCGTCGATTGGGACGATTCAGGAGCAACTCGAGCGTATGGAGTCTATCATCGACGACTCGCTCACGTTGGCCCGCTCAGGTGAAACGGTGACTGAGACCGACGAGGGAGACCTCGAACTGATCGCATACGATGCTTGGCAGAGCGTCGAGACTGACGGAGCGACCCTCGTCGTCAAAACGACACTCCAACTCGATGGTGACCGTAATCGACTTCGGACCCTGTTTGAAAACCTGTTCCGGAACAGTGTCGAACACAATGAATCGGCCGATCTGACCGTCAAGGTCGGGTCCGTACCCGACGGGGTCGGGTTCTACGTTGAAGACACCGGGACGGGCATCCCCAGTGAAGAGCGTGACGCCGTCTTCGAGCAGGGATATACCACAAACGAAGAGGGAACAGGATTCGGCCTGGCTATTGTCAGAGACATCGTTCAGGCACACGGGTGGGATATATCCGTCACTGAGGGAGAAAGTGGCGGAGCCAAGTTCGTTGTCGAATGCCACGGGTCTCTCGTGGTGAACCAGCCGGAAACCACCTGA
- a CDS encoding TFIIB-type zinc ribbon-containing protein: MKVRGERECQDCGTRWRYYETGSIACPDCGSIHSVGIDEHTEHTDTPATLDLTPVRSRIDADTTREIADTAAEHCREYTRKRGFIDAGELRPLDPTFVAAVELQHVGAHLSRELRSGDPAERYFYELLGGADDGDRPAVESVPSALRVPYGLAMAAAVDSYQRDVRTYLDANPDPTARQLSGRIRDHRKRVEALDGDVDPADANRLVHAARDLGSYITGDESAFVRAENWLTGIEDDTV; encoded by the coding sequence ATGAAAGTCCGCGGGGAGCGCGAGTGTCAGGACTGTGGCACGCGGTGGCGGTACTACGAAACGGGAAGCATTGCCTGTCCGGACTGTGGCAGCATCCACAGTGTCGGCATCGACGAGCACACCGAACACACCGACACACCGGCCACGCTCGATTTGACGCCGGTGCGGAGTCGAATCGATGCGGATACGACCCGGGAAATCGCCGACACGGCAGCAGAGCACTGTCGGGAATACACGCGCAAGCGAGGGTTCATCGACGCGGGCGAGCTTCGCCCGCTCGACCCGACGTTCGTCGCCGCGGTCGAACTCCAGCATGTTGGCGCACACCTCTCTCGGGAATTGCGCAGCGGCGACCCAGCAGAGCGGTACTTCTACGAACTGCTCGGCGGGGCTGACGACGGCGACCGTCCGGCTGTCGAGTCAGTCCCGTCGGCCCTTCGCGTGCCGTACGGGCTGGCGATGGCGGCCGCCGTCGACAGCTATCAGCGGGACGTGCGGACGTATCTGGACGCCAATCCGGACCCTACTGCACGACAGCTCTCCGGGCGGATTCGCGACCATCGAAAGCGGGTCGAAGCGCTGGACGGCGATGTCGACCCCGCAGACGCGAACCGTCTCGTCCATGCGGCGCGGGACCTGGGTTCGTACATCACCGGCGACGAAAGTGCCTTCGTCAGAGCCGAAAACTGGCTCACCGGAATCGAGGACGACACGGTTTAA
- a CDS encoding A/G-specific adenine glycosylase: protein MTDQSTATDREGGVPADPSAVQDALVEWYEADHRSYPWRETTDPYEILVSEVMSQQTQLDRVVDAWEDFLDRWPTAAALAAADRSDVVGFWTSHSLGYNNRAKYLHEAAGQVIDDYDGKWPRDPDGLSELMGVGPYTANAVASFAFNNGNAVVDTNVKRVLYRAFDVPDDDSAFESAASTLMPAGQSRVWNNAIMELGGVACQKTPRCEEESCPWRKWCYAYETGDFTAPDVPEQPDFEGSRRQFRGRVIRALGNHDELTLDNLGPKVRVDYAPDGDNGREWLHGLVSDLADDGLVELAEQDGDTIVRLQQ, encoded by the coding sequence ATGACCGACCAGTCGACAGCGACGGACCGCGAGGGAGGCGTGCCTGCGGACCCGTCGGCTGTCCAGGACGCACTCGTGGAGTGGTACGAGGCAGACCACCGCTCGTACCCGTGGCGAGAGACGACAGACCCGTACGAGATTCTCGTTTCCGAGGTGATGAGCCAGCAGACCCAACTGGACAGGGTCGTCGACGCCTGGGAGGATTTTTTGGACCGCTGGCCGACCGCGGCGGCGCTGGCAGCGGCCGACCGCTCGGACGTGGTCGGCTTCTGGACCAGTCACTCGCTGGGATACAACAACCGGGCGAAGTATCTCCACGAAGCAGCTGGTCAGGTGATTGACGACTACGACGGCAAGTGGCCCCGCGACCCGGACGGCCTCAGCGAACTGATGGGTGTCGGCCCTTACACCGCCAACGCTGTCGCCTCCTTCGCGTTCAACAATGGGAACGCTGTCGTCGATACGAACGTCAAGCGCGTCCTGTATCGCGCCTTCGATGTGCCAGACGACGACTCGGCATTTGAATCGGCTGCGAGCACGCTTATGCCAGCAGGGCAGTCGCGGGTCTGGAACAACGCAATCATGGAACTGGGTGGCGTCGCCTGTCAGAAAACGCCCCGGTGTGAGGAAGAATCTTGTCCATGGCGCAAATGGTGTTACGCCTACGAGACAGGCGACTTCACCGCCCCAGACGTTCCTGAACAGCCCGACTTCGAGGGAAGCCGCCGACAGTTTCGCGGACGGGTTATCCGTGCCCTTGGGAACCACGACGAACTAACTCTTGACAACCTCGGACCGAAGGTCCGCGTTGACTACGCGCCTGACGGCGACAACGGACGCGAATGGCTTCACGGGCTGGTATCTGATTTGGCCGATGACGGGCTGGTTGAACTCGCTGAACAGGATGGTGATACCATTGTCCGGCTTCAACAGTAA
- a CDS encoding NUDIX hydrolase has protein sequence MPTLADFADRDVLTRRVTRESDTAGVDGVRGRADRGLHWAVGALVTDPADRLLFVYEDDIWKLPGGGVETGETRQEAVRREVREETGVPIAVNELAAVTEVTVTDGDREATFFFGTYRGTADATALASDPGLDGESIETVTWRESVPENCLDESLVRRLR, from the coding sequence ATGCCGACGCTTGCGGATTTTGCGGACCGGGACGTGCTCACCCGCCGAGTGACCAGAGAGAGTGACACGGCGGGCGTAGACGGCGTCCGTGGCCGTGCCGACCGCGGGCTCCACTGGGCAGTCGGCGCGCTCGTCACCGACCCGGCGGACCGTCTGCTGTTCGTCTACGAGGACGACATCTGGAAGCTCCCGGGCGGCGGCGTCGAAACCGGCGAGACGCGTCAGGAAGCGGTGCGCCGCGAAGTACGCGAGGAGACTGGTGTGCCTATCGCTGTCAATGAACTGGCTGCCGTCACCGAGGTCACAGTAACCGACGGCGACCGCGAGGCGACGTTCTTTTTCGGGACCTATCGCGGGACGGCAGATGCAACGGCGCTCGCGTCGGACCCCGGCCTTGACGGCGAATCGATAGAGACCGTCACGTGGCGGGAATCAGTCCCTGAAAACTGTCTGGACGAGTCGCTTGTACGGCGGCTCCGGTGA